A window of Halobacillus naozhouensis genomic DNA:
GAATAATATAAGGATTGTTCAACATATAATTGATTTTTCCGTTCCTGGTAAAGAATAGACTCTGTTAAGTCTCTATGTGAAGGAGTTGAATTAATCGTTAAAATTCCATCTTCCATTTTAACAAAACCCAGCTCAAAAAACACCTTCGAAATAAAATCAATCATGGATCGGTCCCACCCTTTTCGAGCAGCTAATTTGTCTCGATCTTGTGCCAAATGGAACGTTTCACGCTTTACTAGCATACCATAAAACCATTTAAAATGATCTCGGCTAGGCCATGTTTTTAAAAAAGCACTGTCTTCAACTTGATAACAAGCATATACTTTACCTGGCTTAACTTCACGAATCAGATCTGATAAATCTGATAGTTTTTCAGGTAAATCAATGAGCAATAGGCCGTCAACTTTAGAAAGGTAAGCCAGGTCTGCCGGATTATAGATAGGAAGTTGAAACGGAACAGATGTGGAAGAAGATTGCCGAAAACTAACAGCAGCATACGTTTCCTGCTCTGAAAGAGTGATATGTTTTTCGAGATGTTTTGATCCTCTCAAGTCAAACAGCTGCCATGATTGGACCTGTAAATCTTTCACCATAATCTGAGCATTCTTCTTGCCATTCCATTCATTTATTCCTAATTCGCCTACTACTTCAAGTTCGGCATGAGGAGAAATGTGAGGATACATATCTCCCATTCCAAAAGCGATCCCATCTAATCTGGCAGAGTTATCTTGGAAGAGCACTTTAAGATGGTTTTTACGGCTTCCGATCAATCTAAGTTCTTTCGGAGAGTGCTTCATATGGAATAACGGCTTCGGATTCCCCATTCCAAATGGCCGGAGTTTATTCACTTCCTCAATCTGCTGCAAGGAAACCTCCCCAACTTCGATAGACATCTCAATATCAAGAACCTGCTGATAATCATCTGCTGTCAGTTTTTGTTGTGCTAAATGACTTAATTGCTGTCTTAGTTCATCAATTTGTCCCACATCAAGTGTCATGCCGGCAGCCTGGGCATGTCCGCCAAAATGTATGAACCGGTCCCTTACTTCCATACAATTCGCAAATAAATCGTAGGCATCGATACTGCGCGCCGAACCTTTTGCTTGTTGTGATTCGGGATCAATCGCCAAAACAATGGCTGGACGTTCAAATGTCCGCACTAACTTTGAAGCGACAATACCAAGAACCCCCGGATTCCAGCCTTCTTTAGCTACAACGATCACATTACTTAGCTCCTGCTCGCCGCTCCTGAGCATTCGTTCTGCTTCCTTCGCAATATCAGCAACAATTTTTTGCCGTTCCTGGTTGAGTTGATTAATAAATTCAGCTAAACGATCTGCTTCTTCCGCATCTTCTGTTAAGAACAACTGTACAGCAGGGGCAGCATCCTGCAAGCGGCCAACAGCGTTCACGCGTGGACCAATGGTAAATCCAATCGTTTCTTCATCCACTTCACTCTCTATGCCAGCTACCTTTGTTAATGCTTGAATTCCCCTTCTGTTCGACCTGGAAATAGCTTTTAAACCGTAAGACACTAGAACCCGATTTTCATCCTGTAAAGGGACGAGATCAGCAATCGTTCCAATTGCTACCATATCTAGTAAATGACCTGGAAACCTGCCTAGCAAAGCGGTAGCAAATTTGAAAGCTACTCCTACCCCGGCAAGTTCATTGAATGGATAGCTTTCAGAAGTTTTCGGATGGATGATCGCATAGGCTGCCGGCAGAGTCTCCTGCACTTCGTGATGATCCGTGATGATCAGGTCTATGCCAAGTTCTTTGGCCGTATCAGCTTCGGGGATAGCTGCAATTCCTGTATCCACTGTAATAATTACCGTATAGCCATCACCTGCAGCTTGGCTAAAGGCAGCTTCGTTAGGCCCATACCCTTCTGTAAAACGGTTTGGTATGTAAAAATCACAGTCAGCCCCTGCTTCAGTCAATGCTTCCATCAAAACGGTTGTCGAGCTAACCCCATCAGCATCATAATCTCCAAAAACGAGAATTTTTTCTTGATTGCTGATTGCTGTCTGAACCCTTTCAACAGCTCGTTCCATATCTTCCATCAAAAAAGGATCATGGAGATCATCCAAGGATGGATGAAGAAAACGGTCGATAGCCTCCGGGTCAGTCAAGTTCCTTTTTTCAAGGAGGCGTTTCGTCACCCCCGACATTCCCTTGATTGAAGTTGTATCGGAAGAGTGTTGTTGATCATTATATGTAAACTTCCATTTCATTTTACTCTGTAACATGAATTCACCCCTGACCCATCTATTATACAAGAGGGATTCAGGGGTAGCAAACTGCACTTACTTAACATTTGAGTCTGAGTCTCCAGACTGGCTTCCTTCACCTTGCCTATCAGCTACTGGATATGTTTGGTCGGCGTTTGTTGACTGAGCGTCTTCATTTGTAGACTCCTTAAAGCGGTTTTTCAACGAACGATTTTCACGCTGCAGCTTAAAAAACCGAACCGCTCCAGCTAATGCTGTGACGAGCACACCCATTAGAGCAGAAATGATAATAACTAAAATCAATGGTGCTTCACCCGTTCCAAACAAGTAATTTACTTGAACAGGGTCCACATTAATGACGGCGAATACAGCAATAACTAAAGCAAATATGAGCGCAAGAATGATATAAGTCTGGCCCTTCATTTTCCCCCTCCTTCACCCTATCTATCCATCATTTCATATTTCTTTATACCCTATTCTGCCAAGAAATAATCACGCTATAACTGATCTTAAGGAAAAAACAAAAGCGACTGCCCTTCGAAAGGACAATCGCTTTTGCTAGTTAGGCTTAAACTTGGGGACCACCCGTATTTTTCTTCTTACTATATTCAATCGGTTTTTCTTTGATATTCTTACCACGCCATACGAGCCACAGCTGGGCAGCGATGAAAAGAGACGAATACGTACCAGCAATTAATCCAATTACAAGAGCGAAAGCAAAGTTTGTAATTGAAGAAGCACCGAATACGAACAGCATGATCGCTGCAAAGACTACGGTGAGAACCGTATTAAGACTTCGAGCCATCGTCTGAAGTAAACTATCGTTTACGATCTTAGCCAGCTCCTTGAAGGATTTGACTTTCTTTCTCAATTTAACATTTTCCCGTATCCGGTCAAATGTCACAATCGTATCATTTATCGAGTACCCGACGATCGTCAAAATGGCTGCAATTATGGTTACATCAAACTCTAACTGGGTGATACTAAATAACACAATCATGAAAAAGGCATCATGCAACAGGGCTAATATAGCCGTCACAGCAAAGAACAACTCAAACCTTATTGCTACATAGATGATAATACCAATTGAAGCGTATAAGACGGATAGAGCTGCATTTTTAGCCAATTGCTGACCGACAATAGGTGAAACCGTACTAATATTAGGCGTGCTTCCATACTCTTCTTTAAAATAATTTTGTACTTCAGCTACTTTAGCCTTACTTAATTCTGTTTCGAAACGGGCTACGGCAATTTGATCCTGATCACCAGAAATAACAACCTGCTTCGTATTTAAGCCAAATTCACTCTCAAACGTTTCTTCAACCTGTTCCGCCTCAATTTTTTCATTAGCAAGAATCGAAACGCGTGAACCGCTTGTAAAATCAATACCGAGGTTAAGCCTGAATACGCCTAACACGATCGCCCCTACTACAATTAATAGGATAGACAATGCAAAGAAACGTTTACGTGCCCCAACTAAATCAAATTTACGATTAAGGAATGTTGCTTCAGGCTCTTCGCCATCCTTAAGGGAATGGATTTTTTTCGGTTTAACTCCAAACCACTGTGGCCGTTTGTTTAAGAAACGGCTATTCACCCATAGGCCGAGGAATAGACGGCTGGCATATACAGATGTGATGAAACTGACTAGTATACTGATAATCAGCATGGTGGCGAACCCTTTAACAGAACTGGTACCAAAAGTAAAGAGTACGGCAGCTGCAATTAAGGTTGTAATGTTGGCATCTAAAATGGTCGTCAGTGATCGTTTGTTACCAGCTTTAAATGCTGACTTCACCGACTTGCCGGTCTTCAATTCTTCCTTTATCCGCTCGTAGGTAATAATATTGGCGTCAACCGCCATACCGACACCTAAGATGATGGCTGCTATTCCAGGTAATGTAAGAATCCCTTGTAACAGCTCGAACACAAGAAGTACTAAATAAATATAGGCGGAAAGGGTTACAACGGATATTACACCAGGGAATCGATAGTAAACGATCATATAAATAAAAATTAACGCGATTCCAATTAATCCGGCTATGACTGTTTTGTTCATTGCCTGTTCACCAAATTGAGCTCCCACTGAAGTAGAGTATGTTTCCTCAAGTTCAACAGGAAGGGAACCTGCATTAATCAGATCCGCCAGTTGCTTGGCCGACTCTACTGTAAAATCACCAGTAATTTGGACTGTAGTGCTTCTTACTGGTCCATCTGAAAAAGCGGGTGCAGATAAATACGCTGGATCTTCAGTCCCGTATTCCTCTGCAAACGAGGTATCCTCATCATAATCGAGCCAAATAACTAACAGATCGTCACGATAAGGCGTACTCGGATCTTGTTCCTTATTAACAATTTCTTTTGATACTTCATAGAATTCTGAAGCACTTTTCACTTCTAAGGAGACGGCCGGATTATTCATCTGATCATATGTCTGCTGGGCACTTCCTTCTACTATGTCCGAGCCATCCATATATTCTTTTCCTTCTACACCTCTGAAAGATAATTCAGCAGTAGTGGATAAAAGCTTCCTAGCTTCTTCTTGATTCTCAACCCCAGCTAATTGAACACGAATTTTTGATTCATCTTCAATAGTAATGTTCGCTTCACTAATTCCTAATGTGTTCACACGTCGAGTTAATGACTCAACGGTTGCTTCCAGAGCTGTTCGATTAATTTCCTGACCCTCATTCAACGGCTCAACATCATAAAGAATTTCAAAGCCGCCTTGCAGGTCCAACCCTAAATTAATGTCTTTTGTCACACCAGTTATGGTTGTGCCAATCGTAGTAGCTACTAAGATAACCACTAGAAAAAAGGCAACAATTCGACCCCGTTTGACCATAACGCATTTGCCCCCTTCATTTCACGCTCTTAGCTTATGTAATAGAAAAGCATACAATATGCCATCAATCCCTCTATAAGCTCCTCACATCCGTTATTCCTATCATTCCACAGATAACAACAATAGACTCATTATAATACTTAGCCAAAAGATGTCAATCTGAGTTGCTTTCATTAGACAGTGCCTGAATAGACGCCATCAAATCTTCTTCCTGATAAGCTTCAACTGTAAGATAGCTGATATATTGGTTGGTACTTAAGCGAAAGATGTCCTGAACAACCTCATGCAACCTTTTCTCGACTTCCTTCTTCCAGATTTTCTTCTCCAGGCATTTCCATATATCATCCACAGTTGCTTCGGCGTACCCCATATTTATAAATTCTTCCTTTTTACTGATTAAAACGGGCTTCACTTCATCCTTCCATTCACGAACATGTTTTGTCACTTCCATTTTAACTATCACCCACCTGTAAGTTATCTAGACAAAATCTATTGTCATGCCTTGTCCATCTCATCGCATATACTTCATTGTAGCTGAATTTCAATTCTTTGAGAAGGCGGATCTATTATGTCTAAACAAACCTTTCTGCACGGAGCACTTATTCTAGTTGTTGCAGGACTAGTCACACGTTTGCTCGGCTTTATCAATCGTATTGTTCTAGCCCGAGTAATGGGAGAAGAAGGCGTTGGGCTATACATGATGGCTCTTCCTACATTATTTTTAGCCTATACGATAACGCAATTCGGCCTTCCAGTGGCCATAGCTAAAAGGGTTTCCGAAGCAGAAGCTGTAGGAAATGAACGGCAGATTAAACGAATCTTAGCGGTATCGCTCACAGTGACTGGAACATTGAGCATTGTGTTCACAGTCGGTCTATTCATGCTCTCACCGCTTGTAGCTAACTACTTTTTAACCGATGAAAGAGCATTAGCTCCACTGCTCGCCATTACTCCTATTCTACCGATTGTTGCGATCTCATCTGTATTAAGAGGCTATTTTCAAGGGCGGCAAAACATGAAGCCCCAAGCCATATCACAAGTTATCGAACAGGTTGTCCGAATTTCGGCTGTCTTTCTTTTAACAAAACTTTTCTACCCATATGGAATTGAGTATGCGGCAGCCGGAGCAATGATTGCCGTGATCTTAGGTGAATTCGTTTCATTAATTTACATGACAAGGCAATTTAATATTCATAAAAAATTTAAATTACGAAAAACGTGGAAAAAGCATGTCCAGGAAGGTAAAAATACATTGAATCAGCTAATGACGATTGCTTTACCTACTACAGGAAGCCGCTTTATCGGTTCAATCACACACTTCTTTGAACCGATACTAGTTGCTCAAAGTCTTGCTTTTGCAGGATTAACAGCTATTGAATCAACAAAACAATATGGGGAACTAACGGGATATATTTTACCACTGCTCTTCTTACCAACATTTTTAACTCATGCCCTTTCTGCAGCATTGGTTCCTTCTATTAGTGAAGCGGCTGCCATGAGTAAAGGAAACACCATACAATACCGGATTTTACAGTCGATTCGTCTCTCCCTTGCTTCCGGTGGACTTGTCACTATTATCTTTATGATTTTTCCATCTATTATTTTAATGACCATTTACGGTACAAGCAATGCGTCATTCCTTCTTCAGTTCATGGCACCATTCTTTCTGCTTCATTACATTCAAACACCCCTGCAAGCAAGCCTGCAGGCGCTGGATCTGGCAAAGTCCGCGATGTGGAATACCCTGATTGGTGCTTTAATAAAATTCGTTGTGCTCGTTGGGTTAGCGTCAAAGCCTGAATTTGGTATTCACGGGGTCGCCATAGCCATGGTCGTAGGCGTGGTGGTCGTTACAATACTGCATTTATCAGTCTTAATACGCCATGCTGGTTTCAAACTCCCTCCCTTACTGGTGCTCCAATTCTCTACTGTGATCATAGCAACAGGCTGGATCGGTTATCAGCTCAAAGCACACTGGCTGGCAACAAGTCAGCCTTTAACACAACTCCTGGCGATGGGAACCGTTTTAACGATTATTTATGTCATTCTTTTATTCACATGCAGAATGCTTTATGTTAGTGAGTGGAAACTCATCCCCTGGGGGAAGTTATTTAAACAAAAGTAACCCGCATTAGCGTCTGCGGGTTACTTTTTTAAGTATATTCATCTTTCTTGTCAATCCAGATTTCCCCTTCATCATTAATGGAACAAAGTGAAATGTCTTCGAACGACGTGAACCCCCGTTTTTTTACTTCGTTCATTAACCACGCTTTATTTTTTCTAGTTTGTTTCAAGCCACTATATTGCACTTTACCGTCTGCAATCAAGATGACGGCATACGCCGAACTTCCATCTTTCTCCCTCTCAAAGACTGATAATTTTCCAGAGGGTTCAAGAATGGCATACGCCACCTTATCAATTTGTTGTATTCCTTGCTCACGGAGCTGCAGAAGCAAATCCGAAAAATTGTAGCGCTGCTTTCTCATTTCTCTTTCATCAATTTTACCATGCTTAATTAACATGGACGGTTTCCCATCAAACCAGGTTCTGAATCGTTGGCTTTTTATTGAAAAAAAGGCGCTGCCCCACTGGATCAGCAAGAGGATCAACATGGGAACTAATGCTTGCATTATGGAAGCTTCCGGCTTTTCAATAAGGGACACTGCAATCTCCGCAAGCATGATAAATACAACAAGATCCATCACACTTAATTCGCCAATTTCCCGCTTCCCCATCAAACGAAAGACAACCAGAATGATAACGTACGTAAATATGGTGCGAATAATCATCGCGCTTAAAAACATACCACCATCAACCCTTCAATATCACCTGCTTCTTATAACATGACCTAAAATAAACAAATTTATGATAAAAAAGGAACCAAATAACGTAAGATCACATAAATCGTACAAATCACGAGTGAGAGCAGCATCACAGGAATCCCATATAGTGCAAATTTAACGAAAGGAATGGGATGTTTATGACTCGCTGCGAGGCCAGCCACTACTACATTCGCTGAGGCGCCGATGAGGGTAGCATTGCCTCCTAAGCAGGCTCCTAATGCAAGCGACCACCACACTGGGTCGACGTTCATCATTCCGTACCCCTGAAGTTCTTGCACCACAGGGATCATCGCTGCTACGAAAGGGATATTATCGACGATCCCGGACAACAAACCAGAAGCCCAAAGCATCATAAGGGAAGTTATCGGCATATCACCACCGGAAACCACCATCATCCCCCGAGCAATTTCATCTATAATTCCGACTTTCTCAAGTCCACCAACTAACATAAATAAGCCAATAAAGAAAAACAGGGTGACCCATTCAACTTCCTGGAAAACTCGTTCAGCCTCAAGCTGCTTGTCTGATAAAAATAGCAGGAGAATTGCACCACTTACAGCAATTGTCGTAATGTCCATATGAATAAAGGGGTGAAGCATGAATCCTGTAACCGTCAGGATCATAACAAGGATAGAATGAAACAACAATTTGTTCACGACTACATGTTCTCGTGCATCCATATCAAGTAACTGACGAGCCAGACGCTCATTATAAGCAAACTGTTTTTTAAAAAGAACCAGAATGAACCCAAGAACAACTACAAAAATAATTATAACGACAGGACCAAGATGATTCAGGAATGATAGAAAAGTAAAATGCTCTACCGCCTGTCCGATCATAATATTTGGCGGATCGCCGATCAGCGTAGCCGTTCCTCCTATATTGGCACAAAGAATCGTGGTCAACAGATAAGGAAAAGCCGGCAGGTGCAGGCGTTCAACTAGAGTTAACAGCACTGGAACAAACAACATTACCGTCGTTACATTATCTAAAAAAGCTGAGCCTATTGCTGTAAACAGCGCCGTCACGATGAGTAATGGAACGGGTTTTCCTTGAACTGCCTGGGCTAGCTTTATAGCTGCAAATGTAAAAATTCCGGTCTTTTTTGTAATCGACACAAGTACCATCATGGAAAACAGGAGTGCGATGGTTTCCCAATCGATAAAACCTAATGCCTCTTCCCAGTCCAATACCTGAGTAATAAGGAGCAATACTCCCCCAGCTAAAGCTATGAGAGCCCTATTCCATTTCTCCGTCATAATTAAGCAATAGCTTACAACAAAGATCAGTAAAGCAAGTATTGTTGTCATACACCTACTCCTTTTAAATGGTACTTTTCTTATACCTATTCAAAAGGTTGGCAAAATATATACTTCTATCTTAAGGGTTTACATGCATATAGTTTAGAAGACAAGCTAAAAAGGGGAT
This region includes:
- the recJ gene encoding single-stranded-DNA-specific exonuclease RecJ, whose protein sequence is MLQSKMKWKFTYNDQQHSSDTTSIKGMSGVTKRLLEKRNLTDPEAIDRFLHPSLDDLHDPFLMEDMERAVERVQTAISNQEKILVFGDYDADGVSSTTVLMEALTEAGADCDFYIPNRFTEGYGPNEAAFSQAAGDGYTVIITVDTGIAAIPEADTAKELGIDLIITDHHEVQETLPAAYAIIHPKTSESYPFNELAGVGVAFKFATALLGRFPGHLLDMVAIGTIADLVPLQDENRVLVSYGLKAISRSNRRGIQALTKVAGIESEVDEETIGFTIGPRVNAVGRLQDAAPAVQLFLTEDAEEADRLAEFINQLNQERQKIVADIAKEAERMLRSGEQELSNVIVVAKEGWNPGVLGIVASKLVRTFERPAIVLAIDPESQQAKGSARSIDAYDLFANCMEVRDRFIHFGGHAQAAGMTLDVGQIDELRQQLSHLAQQKLTADDYQQVLDIEMSIEVGEVSLQQIEEVNKLRPFGMGNPKPLFHMKHSPKELRLIGSRKNHLKVLFQDNSARLDGIAFGMGDMYPHISPHAELEVVGELGINEWNGKKNAQIMVKDLQVQSWQLFDLRGSKHLEKHITLSEQETYAAVSFRQSSSTSVPFQLPIYNPADLAYLSKVDGLLLIDLPEKLSDLSDLIREVKPGKVYACYQVEDSAFLKTWPSRDHFKWFYGMLVKRETFHLAQDRDKLAARKGWDRSMIDFISKVFFELGFVKMEDGILTINSTPSHRDLTESILYQERKNQLYVEQSLYYSTYKELKSWFDTQRNSLREEVVNGL
- a CDS encoding LapA family protein — encoded protein: MKGQTYIILALIFALVIAVFAVINVDPVQVNYLFGTGEAPLILVIIISALMGVLVTALAGAVRFFKLQRENRSLKNRFKESTNEDAQSTNADQTYPVADRQGEGSQSGDSDSNVK
- the secDF gene encoding protein translocase subunit SecDF; translation: MVKRGRIVAFFLVVILVATTIGTTITGVTKDINLGLDLQGGFEILYDVEPLNEGQEINRTALEATVESLTRRVNTLGISEANITIEDESKIRVQLAGVENQEEARKLLSTTAELSFRGVEGKEYMDGSDIVEGSAQQTYDQMNNPAVSLEVKSASEFYEVSKEIVNKEQDPSTPYRDDLLVIWLDYDEDTSFAEEYGTEDPAYLSAPAFSDGPVRSTTVQITGDFTVESAKQLADLINAGSLPVELEETYSTSVGAQFGEQAMNKTVIAGLIGIALIFIYMIVYYRFPGVISVVTLSAYIYLVLLVFELLQGILTLPGIAAIILGVGMAVDANIITYERIKEELKTGKSVKSAFKAGNKRSLTTILDANITTLIAAAVLFTFGTSSVKGFATMLIISILVSFITSVYASRLFLGLWVNSRFLNKRPQWFGVKPKKIHSLKDGEEPEATFLNRKFDLVGARKRFFALSILLIVVGAIVLGVFRLNLGIDFTSGSRVSILANEKIEAEQVEETFESEFGLNTKQVVISGDQDQIAVARFETELSKAKVAEVQNYFKEEYGSTPNISTVSPIVGQQLAKNAALSVLYASIGIIIYVAIRFELFFAVTAILALLHDAFFMIVLFSITQLEFDVTIIAAILTIVGYSINDTIVTFDRIRENVKLRKKVKSFKELAKIVNDSLLQTMARSLNTVLTVVFAAIMLFVFGASSITNFAFALVIGLIAGTYSSLFIAAQLWLVWRGKNIKEKPIEYSKKKNTGGPQV
- a CDS encoding post-transcriptional regulator translates to MEVTKHVREWKDEVKPVLISKKEEFINMGYAEATVDDIWKCLEKKIWKKEVEKRLHEVVQDIFRLSTNQYISYLTVEAYQEEDLMASIQALSNESNSD
- the spoVB gene encoding stage V sporulation protein B, coding for MSKQTFLHGALILVVAGLVTRLLGFINRIVLARVMGEEGVGLYMMALPTLFLAYTITQFGLPVAIAKRVSEAEAVGNERQIKRILAVSLTVTGTLSIVFTVGLFMLSPLVANYFLTDERALAPLLAITPILPIVAISSVLRGYFQGRQNMKPQAISQVIEQVVRISAVFLLTKLFYPYGIEYAAAGAMIAVILGEFVSLIYMTRQFNIHKKFKLRKTWKKHVQEGKNTLNQLMTIALPTTGSRFIGSITHFFEPILVAQSLAFAGLTAIESTKQYGELTGYILPLLFLPTFLTHALSAALVPSISEAAAMSKGNTIQYRILQSIRLSLASGGLVTIIFMIFPSIILMTIYGTSNASFLLQFMAPFFLLHYIQTPLQASLQALDLAKSAMWNTLIGALIKFVVLVGLASKPEFGIHGVAIAMVVGVVVVTILHLSVLIRHAGFKLPPLLVLQFSTVIIATGWIGYQLKAHWLATSQPLTQLLAMGTVLTIIYVILLFTCRMLYVSEWKLIPWGKLFKQK
- a CDS encoding DUF421 domain-containing protein, translating into MFLSAMIIRTIFTYVIILVVFRLMGKREIGELSVMDLVVFIMLAEIAVSLIEKPEASIMQALVPMLILLLIQWGSAFFSIKSQRFRTWFDGKPSMLIKHGKIDEREMRKQRYNFSDLLLQLREQGIQQIDKVAYAILEPSGKLSVFEREKDGSSAYAVILIADGKVQYSGLKQTRKNKAWLMNEVKKRGFTSFEDISLCSINDEGEIWIDKKDEYT
- a CDS encoding ArsB/NhaD family transporter; the protein is MTTILALLIFVVSYCLIMTEKWNRALIALAGGVLLLITQVLDWEEALGFIDWETIALLFSMMVLVSITKKTGIFTFAAIKLAQAVQGKPVPLLIVTALFTAIGSAFLDNVTTVMLFVPVLLTLVERLHLPAFPYLLTTILCANIGGTATLIGDPPNIMIGQAVEHFTFLSFLNHLGPVVIIIFVVVLGFILVLFKKQFAYNERLARQLLDMDAREHVVVNKLLFHSILVMILTVTGFMLHPFIHMDITTIAVSGAILLLFLSDKQLEAERVFQEVEWVTLFFFIGLFMLVGGLEKVGIIDEIARGMMVVSGGDMPITSLMMLWASGLLSGIVDNIPFVAAMIPVVQELQGYGMMNVDPVWWSLALGACLGGNATLIGASANVVVAGLAASHKHPIPFVKFALYGIPVMLLSLVICTIYVILRYLVPFLS